A part of Paraliobacillus zengyii genomic DNA contains:
- a CDS encoding glycosyltransferase family 4 protein, whose amino-acid sequence MTNKPVFCSFPGSDIAKHVPNSKNRSILREQLGISDDTILLGNVGRIQSWKKQDQLIEVLDILVKQEKKVKLLLVGGNLYNLDNDFENKIVQMIKEKGLEDYVTTTGNQLDVSPYYDAMDIYVHAATGEPFGIVMVEAMLHAKPLIVAKSPGSVEIVENGVTGTIVDDGSSKTIASEIERMITNGNMELLGENGRSRAIRLFSNKQMGSRIIKELEGMNKNIEHNKVVV is encoded by the coding sequence TTGACAAATAAGCCTGTATTTTGTAGTTTTCCAGGTTCCGATATAGCTAAACACGTTCCGAACTCTAAAAATAGATCAATTTTAAGAGAACAGTTAGGAATATCTGATGATACGATACTTTTAGGTAATGTGGGTAGAATTCAAAGTTGGAAAAAACAAGATCAATTAATTGAAGTTTTGGATATTTTAGTAAAGCAAGAAAAGAAAGTCAAACTACTACTTGTGGGTGGTAATCTTTACAATCTTGATAATGATTTTGAAAATAAAATCGTTCAGATGATTAAAGAAAAAGGATTAGAAGATTACGTGACAACTACTGGAAATCAATTAGATGTCTCACCTTATTACGATGCGATGGACATTTATGTGCATGCAGCCACAGGTGAACCGTTTGGAATTGTGATGGTAGAAGCGATGTTACATGCCAAACCACTCATTGTAGCTAAGTCACCAGGATCAGTTGAAATTGTAGAAAATGGTGTGACTGGAACGATTGTGGATGATGGTAGTAGTAAAACTATTGCCAGTGAAATAGAACGAATGATTACGAATGGAAACATGGAATTACTTGGAGAAAACGGCAGAAGTAGAGCTATTCGTTTATTCTCAAATAAACAAATGGGTTCTAGAATAATAAAAGAATTAGAAGGTATGAATAAAAATATAGAACATAATAAGGTTGTGGTCTAA
- a CDS encoding glycosyltransferase — protein MKVLLISPVGELGGGAESMLYELVSVMKDKDEVEVLFMQEGELKNAIQALGVQTFLLKNAKMRNIPRVISWMFKYSKILREIQPDVILSWMSKAHMFTAIPNYLAKIPTCWWQHGVPEPPNIFDKLSSKLPANKIGSSSTIAMHAQKN, from the coding sequence ATGAAAGTATTACTAATTTCTCCTGTTGGTGAATTGGGTGGTGGTGCAGAATCCATGTTATATGAGCTAGTAAGTGTTATGAAAGATAAAGATGAAGTAGAAGTATTATTTATGCAAGAAGGAGAGTTAAAAAACGCTATTCAAGCATTAGGTGTACAAACATTTCTTCTTAAGAACGCAAAAATGAGAAACATTCCAAGAGTAATTAGTTGGATGTTTAAATATTCAAAGATATTACGAGAAATACAACCTGATGTAATCTTAAGTTGGATGTCAAAAGCGCATATGTTCACGGCAATTCCTAACTATTTAGCAAAAATTCCAACTTGCTGGTGGCAGCATGGAGTACCAGAACCGCCAAATATATTTGATAAACTGTCTTCCAAATTACCTGCCAATAAGATTGGCTCTTCATCAACAATAGCGATGCATGCACAAAAAAATTGA
- a CDS encoding glycosyltransferase — protein sequence MHLAVVSHACVTDINQQVYSEIEKLGHKVDLIVPSNFIAPGLTNEPIKVKRWPSFKGRIIEIPTFLKDSIPLHFYKKSLRKVLDDIQPDAIYVAEEPYSISCFQALRGALPMNKAVGFYSAQNIKKDYPFIFKKMEKYVYQNASLAVSISTDVSTVLREKGYQNNICEIPLGVDEEHFYISIAQKQEAKVKLNIPDDAFVVGFAGRLVEEKGVDLLLEAINQVKTTIPNIHLIVVGRGPLLTRMKELVSEFEINGNVLFVEDAIHGEMPMWFNCMDVHVLPSRTVANWREQFGRVLIEAAACGVPSIGSTCGEIPTVLKSIGMDSVFEEENVEELAEQLEKMYQNEINPNNIRKKTVEQYGNKGIATQLIKAFEGVI from the coding sequence ATGCATCTAGCAGTAGTTAGTCATGCTTGTGTAACTGATATAAATCAACAAGTTTATAGTGAGATAGAAAAGCTTGGTCATAAGGTTGACCTGATTGTTCCGAGTAACTTTATAGCACCAGGATTAACTAATGAACCAATTAAAGTAAAAAGATGGCCAAGTTTTAAAGGAAGGATTATTGAAATACCGACTTTTTTAAAAGATAGCATCCCGTTACATTTTTATAAAAAAAGTTTAAGAAAAGTTCTTGATGATATTCAGCCTGATGCAATTTATGTAGCTGAAGAACCATATTCCATTAGTTGCTTTCAAGCATTAAGGGGGGCTCTTCCAATGAATAAAGCTGTTGGTTTCTATTCTGCACAGAATATTAAAAAGGATTATCCATTTATATTTAAAAAAATGGAAAAGTATGTTTATCAGAATGCTAGCTTAGCAGTAAGTATAAGTACAGATGTATCTACTGTATTAAGAGAAAAAGGATATCAGAATAATATTTGTGAGATCCCTTTAGGTGTTGATGAGGAACATTTTTATATTTCAATTGCTCAGAAGCAGGAGGCAAAAGTAAAATTAAATATACCAGATGATGCTTTTGTTGTTGGCTTTGCTGGACGTTTGGTAGAAGAAAAGGGTGTGGATCTGCTTTTAGAGGCAATCAATCAAGTTAAGACTACTATACCTAATATTCATCTAATAGTAGTTGGAAGAGGACCATTGTTGACTAGAATGAAAGAATTAGTGAGTGAATTTGAGATAAACGGAAATGTTCTCTTTGTTGAAGATGCAATCCATGGTGAAATGCCAATGTGGTTTAATTGTATGGATGTTCATGTTCTACCATCTAGAACTGTGGCCAATTGGAGAGAACAATTTGGAAGAGTTTTAATAGAAGCTGCTGCCTGTGGTGTACCCTCTATTGGAAGTACATGTGGTGAGATTCCAACTGTACTTAAAAGTATTGGAATGGATTCTGTGTTTGAAGAAGAAAATGTAGAAGAACTAGCAGAGCAGTTAGAAAAGATGTATCAGAATGAAATTAATCCTAACAATATTAGAAAAAAAACGGTAGAGCAATATGGCAATAAGGGAATAGCAACGCAATTAATAAAGGCTTTTGAAGGAGTAATATGA